A DNA window from Synchiropus splendidus isolate RoL2022-P1 chromosome 2, RoL_Sspl_1.0, whole genome shotgun sequence contains the following coding sequences:
- the LOC128753928 gene encoding uncharacterized protein LOC128753928 isoform X1 — protein sequence MSLVDFQTKYSSFVEGMVRSAINETTKLFETIIDELKEELSKTKKECEELKAQCNRFEVENKRLSRRAETKSAFVQTTGVEARDKAVQCDLICVPAAVIERPQFSTLNQQCSSGSAVVSPTLQHQSLGATEEESQMTETFVIKEEESDCVLVSKHLIRDTADNVPVYVLSLEHCQPLAKSIQTHRPVGSDEAMFFLQDHQYCGVTHPSLKTVKQQEEEWHYSTVKQESDDDAAAASDIGTQTDQECLHLKDNAALSKLESTDIQEKRVEAESQMDPNGPRVVSVESLSHTYSSVKRKLNDTKQHVKPADGRRSPSITVETQGETAIPLVEHNTVPLQDAMLLVEAMNQQLINKLSSPTKAVESRVVQSTANINSQNAKELLAVGPGEAPKISQKNVVKSDKARPVILSVEPISQNISKLSDNTNPSMPRCDAAAHEAEANAKPLQKEPAVSDKPLTRCLQEASAVSKCPETGRSTLHSTDPEPNVMPSEISSSHMSASESRTSVSSRKAYLVSRLSTQQSKEGSPAPTKISHISQMQPVVVIRIPRLPTPDIDNERWTTHSSGFSSSGITTEENLSPAELSSATSSPVTDNSEASDTVPSKIMAPLSEESMDAMDLCEFSEATEPQGQVESEPILRLNRPIKQELQAVQISPLHKKLQVPQLHMTKAQFLAQLAVGPTGHLHEKPLAEAENSIAETPTSRKRKSPNTSFVARLRSHLKSHLQEKRTKAITDCASETEALPVSPKKAKLESEDVTEVNNATEPVSQRKSKVTQDVASSKSTTPHHLKTKSCKESPPVIKFTWRTLTLSQNADSQDHRRDSVSSGKGRLSNSSIISEKSHSGSFTKKTEDGPEGCTVASKRLSSVKAQSAQCASRSGTSQCSSSKENTSPKRYLSTKEGVIPNCELVNPQRSTRDQTVSLNNTTGVSQNAESDSAIPRRTSNRIDKDDRLAQMSKPSSLRLKKSRSSNGCSETDSSCADSLKPSPTTDVLKTSAAGSTNLSPKKVSFSQVLSKIHETGETTNFEAYKKNGLLWTKVTNDNEVAENVNENKRKAKVSLKVAVAKKASKAEAKQKYSARSRTNAEEKTTVVARNRRRTMKKNESATKSFKTERKSLELAATPRQNKAPSAQNNSDRASKASPSGVSQTPKGAKHQCMECGRILCSKVSLESHANLHIGQRPYPCTVCSKTFPDARSLKRHERVHHNNRRYVCLECGKGFVYQFGLTKHTKMVHTRFKPFVCQICNKAFFTKQEVEAHIRRHTGETPFHCTQCDKKFTKKVELIVHMRWHSGEKRHWCPYCGKGFVDYNNLKRHKYIHTGEKPQVCPYCHKRFTQSSHVKKHIRNVHKMPTNV from the exons ATGTCGTTGGTTGATTTCCAGACCAAATATTCCTCCTTTGTGGAGGGAATGGTTCGGAGTGCCATCAACGAGACCACGAAACTTTTCGAAACTATAATCGACGAGCTCAAGGAAGAACTATCAAAGACCAAGAAAGAATGCGAGGAGCTAAAAGCACAATGCAACCGATTCGAAGTGGAAAACAAGCGTCTGAGCAGAAGGGCCGAAACAAAGTCGGCTTTTGTACAAACAACAGGCGTAGAAGCACGTGACAAGGCCGTTCAATGTG ATCTTATTTGTGTTCCTGCTGCAGTCATTGAGCGACCACAGTTTTCAACTTTGAACCAACAGTGCAGTAGTGGCAGTGCAGTAGTGTCTCCTACTCTACAACACCAGTCGTTGGGGGCCACTGAGGAGGAATCTCAGATGACAGAAACATTTGTCATAAAAGAG gAGGAGAGTGACTGTGTTTTGGTCAGCAAGCACCTGATAAGAGATACTGCAG ACAATGTTCCCGTCTACGTCTTGTCTCTGGAGCACTGCCAGCCTCTCGCCAAATCTATCCAAACCCACAGGCCGGTTGGTTCTGATGAGGCGATGTTCTTCCTGCAGGACCACCAGTACTGTGGAGTAACACATCCTTCATTGAAAACTGTCAAACAACAG GAGGAAGAGTGGCACTACTCCACAGTGAAACAGGAAAGTGATGATG atgcagctgctgcttctgacaTTGGGACTCAGACTGACCAAGAGTGTCTCCATCTTAAAGACAACGCAGCCTTGTCCAAGCTTGAGTCGACCGATATTCAGGAGAAACGTGTTGAAGCTGAATCGCAGATGGACCCCAATGGACCCCGAGTTGTTTCTGTTGAGTCACTAAGCCACACGTATTCCTCTGTTAAAAGAAAATTGAATGATACCAAACAGCATGTTAAGCCAGCTGATGGAAGAAGATCACCTTCCATTACAGTGGAAACTCAAGGAGAAACAGCCATTCCACTGGTTGAACACAACACTGTCCCTCTTCAGGACGCCATGCTGCTTGTTGAAGCCATGAATCAGCAGTTGATAAACAAGCTGTCTTCACCAACTAAAGCAGTTGAATCGAGAGTAGTTCAGTCTACTGCTAACATTAACTCCCAAAATGCAAAGGAACTGCTAGCTGTTGGCCCAGGTGAGGCTCCTAAAATATCTCAGAAGAACGTTGTCAAGTCAGACAAGGCACGACCTGTGATTTTAAGTGTTGAACCGATCTCTCAGAACATAAGTAAGTTAAGCGATAACACCAACCCTTCCATGCCGAGGTGTGATGCTGCTGCACATGAGGCAGAAGCAAATGCTAAGCCTCTTCAAAAAGAACCTGCTGTTTCAGACAAGCCACTGACGAGATGTTTGCAGGAAGCATCGGCTGTGTCTAAATGTCCAGAGACAGGAAGATCTACTCTTCATTCCACTGACCCAGAACCCAATGTGATGCCAAGTGAGATCAGCAGTTCACACATGTCTGCAAGTGAAAGTCGGACGTCTGTTTCCTCCAGAAAAGCATATCTTGTGTCTCGACTCAGCACACAACAATCCAAGGAAGGTTCTCCGGCACCAACCAAAATATCTCATATCTCCCAAATGCAACCTGTTGTTGTCATCCGAATACCAAGACTTCCAACGCCAGACATAGACAACGAGCGCTGGACAACACATTCATCTGGATTCAGCTCATCTGGTATCACAACTGAAGAAAACCTGTCACCAGCAGAACTTTCATCTGCGACATCCAGTCCAGTGACAGACAACTCTGAAGCCTCAGACACAGTTCCTTCCAAAATTATGGCTCCATTGTCTGAGGAATCGATGGACGCGATGGATCTTTGTGAATTCAGTGAGGCGACAGAACCTCAAGGGCAAGTGGAAAGTGAACCGATCCTCCGGTTGAATCGACCCATAAAACAAGAGCTGCAAGCGGTTCAGATAAGTCCTCTGCACAAGAAACTTCAAGTCCCACAACTACACATGACCAAAGCTCAGTTTCTCGCCCAGCTGGCTGTGGGCCCTACAGGTCATCTCCATGAAAAG CCCCTTGCTGAAGCGGAGAACTCCATTGCAGAAACCCCCACCAGCCGAAAAAGAAAGTCACCGAATACCTCCTTTGTTGCGAGGCTCCGAAGTCACCTGAAAAGCCATTTGCAAGAGAAAAGGACAAAAGCCATCACAGATTGTGCTTCTGAAACAGAGGCACTTCCTGTGAGTCCAAAGAAAGCTAAACTGGAGAGTGAAGATGTAACGGAGGTAAACAATGCTACTGAGCCAGTCAGCCAGAGAAAGTCCAAGGTAACTCAAGATGTCGCATCGTCAAAGAGCACAACTCCACATCATCTGAAAACCAAGAGCTGTAAAGAGTCCCCACCAGTGATAAAATTCACTTGGAGGACTTTGACATTGTCACAAAATGCCGATTCTCAAGACCACAGACGAGATTCTGTCTCCAGTGGAAAAGGCAGATTGAGCAACAGCAGCATAATTTCAGAAAAGTCCCACTCTGGAAGTTTCACAAAGAAAACTGAAGATGGCCCTGAAGGATGCACTGTCGCCTCTAAAAGGCTCAGCTCAGTCAAAGCTCAATCTGCTCAGTGTGCTTCAAGATCGGGGACAAGTCAGTGCAGTTCATCTAAGGAAAACACTAGCCCGAAAAGGTATCTGAGCACAAAAGAGGGGGTCATTCCAAACTGTGAACTGGTAAATCCACAAAGATCCACGAGAGACCAGACTGTTAGTCTCAACAATACAACAGGTGTTTCTCAAAATGCAGAGTCAGACTCTGCAATTCCAAGACGAACATCAAATAGAATCGACAAAGATGACCGTTTGGCACAAATGTCAAAACCCTCATCACTGAGGTTGAAGAAGTCTCGATCATCTAATGGTTGCAGTGAAACGGATTCCTCTTGTGCTGATTCTCTAAAGCCATCACCGACTACAGATGTTTTAAAAACATCTGCAGCTGGATCCACTAACTTGAGCCCCAAGAAAGTCTCTTTCAGTCAAGTTTTATCCAAGATTCATGAAACTGGTGAAACAACAAATTTTGAGGCTTATAAGAAAAATGGTCTTCTGTGGACCAAAGTGACCAATGATAATGAAGTggctgaaaatgtaaatgaaaataaaaggaagGCAAAAGTCAGCTTAAAAGTAGCTGTTGCCAAAAAGGCATCAAAGGCAGAAGCTAAACAGAAATATTCAGCCAGATCAAGAACAAAcgcagaagaaaaaacaactgTTGTAGCTCGAAATCGTCGCCGCACtatgaagaaaaatgaatcGGCTACAAAAAGTTTCAAAACTGAAAGAAAGTCATTGGAACTGGCAGCAACACCACGACAAAATAAAGCACCTTCTGCACAGAACAACAGTGACAGAGCTTCAAAGGCATCGCCTTCAGGCGTTTCACAGACACCAAAAGGTGCAAAGCACCAGTGCATGGAGTGCGGCCGTATTCTGTGCAGCAAGGTATCGCTGGAGAGTCACGCCAACCTGCATATCGGCCAGCGACCCTACCCCTGTACCGTGTGTAGTAAAACCTTTCCAGATGCCCGGAGTCTCAAGCGCCATGAGCGGGTGCACCACAACAATAGGAGATATGTCTGCCTCGAGTGTGGCAAAGGCTTCGTCTACCAGTTTGGCCTCACCAAACACACCAAAATGGTCCACACCAGATTCAAACCTTTCGTCTGCCAGATATGCAACAAAGCTTTCTTTACAAAGCAAGAAGTGGAGGCCCACATACGACGCCACACAGGggagacaccattccactgcacTCAGTGTGATAAGAAGTTCACAAAAAAGGTTGAGCTGATTGTGCACATGAGGTGGCACAGTGGCGAGAAGAGACACTGGTGTCCATATTGTGGAAAGGGATTTGTGgattataataatttaaaaagacacaagtatatacacacaggagagaaaccacAAGTGTGCCCTTACTGCCACAAAAGGTTCACACAGTCGAGCCATGTGAAGAAGCATATCAGAAATGTTCATAAAATGCCCACAAATGTCTAA
- the LOC128753928 gene encoding uncharacterized protein LOC128753928 isoform X2, whose protein sequence is MSLVDFQTKYSSFVEGMVRSAINETTKLFETIIDELKEELSKTKKECEELKAQCNRFEVENKRLSRRAETKSAFVQTTGVEARDKAVQCVIERPQFSTLNQQCSSGSAVVSPTLQHQSLGATEEESQMTETFVIKEEESDCVLVSKHLIRDTADNVPVYVLSLEHCQPLAKSIQTHRPVGSDEAMFFLQDHQYCGVTHPSLKTVKQQEEEWHYSTVKQESDDDAAAASDIGTQTDQECLHLKDNAALSKLESTDIQEKRVEAESQMDPNGPRVVSVESLSHTYSSVKRKLNDTKQHVKPADGRRSPSITVETQGETAIPLVEHNTVPLQDAMLLVEAMNQQLINKLSSPTKAVESRVVQSTANINSQNAKELLAVGPGEAPKISQKNVVKSDKARPVILSVEPISQNISKLSDNTNPSMPRCDAAAHEAEANAKPLQKEPAVSDKPLTRCLQEASAVSKCPETGRSTLHSTDPEPNVMPSEISSSHMSASESRTSVSSRKAYLVSRLSTQQSKEGSPAPTKISHISQMQPVVVIRIPRLPTPDIDNERWTTHSSGFSSSGITTEENLSPAELSSATSSPVTDNSEASDTVPSKIMAPLSEESMDAMDLCEFSEATEPQGQVESEPILRLNRPIKQELQAVQISPLHKKLQVPQLHMTKAQFLAQLAVGPTGHLHEKPLAEAENSIAETPTSRKRKSPNTSFVARLRSHLKSHLQEKRTKAITDCASETEALPVSPKKAKLESEDVTEVNNATEPVSQRKSKVTQDVASSKSTTPHHLKTKSCKESPPVIKFTWRTLTLSQNADSQDHRRDSVSSGKGRLSNSSIISEKSHSGSFTKKTEDGPEGCTVASKRLSSVKAQSAQCASRSGTSQCSSSKENTSPKRYLSTKEGVIPNCELVNPQRSTRDQTVSLNNTTGVSQNAESDSAIPRRTSNRIDKDDRLAQMSKPSSLRLKKSRSSNGCSETDSSCADSLKPSPTTDVLKTSAAGSTNLSPKKVSFSQVLSKIHETGETTNFEAYKKNGLLWTKVTNDNEVAENVNENKRKAKVSLKVAVAKKASKAEAKQKYSARSRTNAEEKTTVVARNRRRTMKKNESATKSFKTERKSLELAATPRQNKAPSAQNNSDRASKASPSGVSQTPKGAKHQCMECGRILCSKVSLESHANLHIGQRPYPCTVCSKTFPDARSLKRHERVHHNNRRYVCLECGKGFVYQFGLTKHTKMVHTRFKPFVCQICNKAFFTKQEVEAHIRRHTGETPFHCTQCDKKFTKKVELIVHMRWHSGEKRHWCPYCGKGFVDYNNLKRHKYIHTGEKPQVCPYCHKRFTQSSHVKKHIRNVHKMPTNV, encoded by the exons ATGTCGTTGGTTGATTTCCAGACCAAATATTCCTCCTTTGTGGAGGGAATGGTTCGGAGTGCCATCAACGAGACCACGAAACTTTTCGAAACTATAATCGACGAGCTCAAGGAAGAACTATCAAAGACCAAGAAAGAATGCGAGGAGCTAAAAGCACAATGCAACCGATTCGAAGTGGAAAACAAGCGTCTGAGCAGAAGGGCCGAAACAAAGTCGGCTTTTGTACAAACAACAGGCGTAGAAGCACGTGACAAGGCCGTTCAATGTG TCATTGAGCGACCACAGTTTTCAACTTTGAACCAACAGTGCAGTAGTGGCAGTGCAGTAGTGTCTCCTACTCTACAACACCAGTCGTTGGGGGCCACTGAGGAGGAATCTCAGATGACAGAAACATTTGTCATAAAAGAG gAGGAGAGTGACTGTGTTTTGGTCAGCAAGCACCTGATAAGAGATACTGCAG ACAATGTTCCCGTCTACGTCTTGTCTCTGGAGCACTGCCAGCCTCTCGCCAAATCTATCCAAACCCACAGGCCGGTTGGTTCTGATGAGGCGATGTTCTTCCTGCAGGACCACCAGTACTGTGGAGTAACACATCCTTCATTGAAAACTGTCAAACAACAG GAGGAAGAGTGGCACTACTCCACAGTGAAACAGGAAAGTGATGATG atgcagctgctgcttctgacaTTGGGACTCAGACTGACCAAGAGTGTCTCCATCTTAAAGACAACGCAGCCTTGTCCAAGCTTGAGTCGACCGATATTCAGGAGAAACGTGTTGAAGCTGAATCGCAGATGGACCCCAATGGACCCCGAGTTGTTTCTGTTGAGTCACTAAGCCACACGTATTCCTCTGTTAAAAGAAAATTGAATGATACCAAACAGCATGTTAAGCCAGCTGATGGAAGAAGATCACCTTCCATTACAGTGGAAACTCAAGGAGAAACAGCCATTCCACTGGTTGAACACAACACTGTCCCTCTTCAGGACGCCATGCTGCTTGTTGAAGCCATGAATCAGCAGTTGATAAACAAGCTGTCTTCACCAACTAAAGCAGTTGAATCGAGAGTAGTTCAGTCTACTGCTAACATTAACTCCCAAAATGCAAAGGAACTGCTAGCTGTTGGCCCAGGTGAGGCTCCTAAAATATCTCAGAAGAACGTTGTCAAGTCAGACAAGGCACGACCTGTGATTTTAAGTGTTGAACCGATCTCTCAGAACATAAGTAAGTTAAGCGATAACACCAACCCTTCCATGCCGAGGTGTGATGCTGCTGCACATGAGGCAGAAGCAAATGCTAAGCCTCTTCAAAAAGAACCTGCTGTTTCAGACAAGCCACTGACGAGATGTTTGCAGGAAGCATCGGCTGTGTCTAAATGTCCAGAGACAGGAAGATCTACTCTTCATTCCACTGACCCAGAACCCAATGTGATGCCAAGTGAGATCAGCAGTTCACACATGTCTGCAAGTGAAAGTCGGACGTCTGTTTCCTCCAGAAAAGCATATCTTGTGTCTCGACTCAGCACACAACAATCCAAGGAAGGTTCTCCGGCACCAACCAAAATATCTCATATCTCCCAAATGCAACCTGTTGTTGTCATCCGAATACCAAGACTTCCAACGCCAGACATAGACAACGAGCGCTGGACAACACATTCATCTGGATTCAGCTCATCTGGTATCACAACTGAAGAAAACCTGTCACCAGCAGAACTTTCATCTGCGACATCCAGTCCAGTGACAGACAACTCTGAAGCCTCAGACACAGTTCCTTCCAAAATTATGGCTCCATTGTCTGAGGAATCGATGGACGCGATGGATCTTTGTGAATTCAGTGAGGCGACAGAACCTCAAGGGCAAGTGGAAAGTGAACCGATCCTCCGGTTGAATCGACCCATAAAACAAGAGCTGCAAGCGGTTCAGATAAGTCCTCTGCACAAGAAACTTCAAGTCCCACAACTACACATGACCAAAGCTCAGTTTCTCGCCCAGCTGGCTGTGGGCCCTACAGGTCATCTCCATGAAAAG CCCCTTGCTGAAGCGGAGAACTCCATTGCAGAAACCCCCACCAGCCGAAAAAGAAAGTCACCGAATACCTCCTTTGTTGCGAGGCTCCGAAGTCACCTGAAAAGCCATTTGCAAGAGAAAAGGACAAAAGCCATCACAGATTGTGCTTCTGAAACAGAGGCACTTCCTGTGAGTCCAAAGAAAGCTAAACTGGAGAGTGAAGATGTAACGGAGGTAAACAATGCTACTGAGCCAGTCAGCCAGAGAAAGTCCAAGGTAACTCAAGATGTCGCATCGTCAAAGAGCACAACTCCACATCATCTGAAAACCAAGAGCTGTAAAGAGTCCCCACCAGTGATAAAATTCACTTGGAGGACTTTGACATTGTCACAAAATGCCGATTCTCAAGACCACAGACGAGATTCTGTCTCCAGTGGAAAAGGCAGATTGAGCAACAGCAGCATAATTTCAGAAAAGTCCCACTCTGGAAGTTTCACAAAGAAAACTGAAGATGGCCCTGAAGGATGCACTGTCGCCTCTAAAAGGCTCAGCTCAGTCAAAGCTCAATCTGCTCAGTGTGCTTCAAGATCGGGGACAAGTCAGTGCAGTTCATCTAAGGAAAACACTAGCCCGAAAAGGTATCTGAGCACAAAAGAGGGGGTCATTCCAAACTGTGAACTGGTAAATCCACAAAGATCCACGAGAGACCAGACTGTTAGTCTCAACAATACAACAGGTGTTTCTCAAAATGCAGAGTCAGACTCTGCAATTCCAAGACGAACATCAAATAGAATCGACAAAGATGACCGTTTGGCACAAATGTCAAAACCCTCATCACTGAGGTTGAAGAAGTCTCGATCATCTAATGGTTGCAGTGAAACGGATTCCTCTTGTGCTGATTCTCTAAAGCCATCACCGACTACAGATGTTTTAAAAACATCTGCAGCTGGATCCACTAACTTGAGCCCCAAGAAAGTCTCTTTCAGTCAAGTTTTATCCAAGATTCATGAAACTGGTGAAACAACAAATTTTGAGGCTTATAAGAAAAATGGTCTTCTGTGGACCAAAGTGACCAATGATAATGAAGTggctgaaaatgtaaatgaaaataaaaggaagGCAAAAGTCAGCTTAAAAGTAGCTGTTGCCAAAAAGGCATCAAAGGCAGAAGCTAAACAGAAATATTCAGCCAGATCAAGAACAAAcgcagaagaaaaaacaactgTTGTAGCTCGAAATCGTCGCCGCACtatgaagaaaaatgaatcGGCTACAAAAAGTTTCAAAACTGAAAGAAAGTCATTGGAACTGGCAGCAACACCACGACAAAATAAAGCACCTTCTGCACAGAACAACAGTGACAGAGCTTCAAAGGCATCGCCTTCAGGCGTTTCACAGACACCAAAAGGTGCAAAGCACCAGTGCATGGAGTGCGGCCGTATTCTGTGCAGCAAGGTATCGCTGGAGAGTCACGCCAACCTGCATATCGGCCAGCGACCCTACCCCTGTACCGTGTGTAGTAAAACCTTTCCAGATGCCCGGAGTCTCAAGCGCCATGAGCGGGTGCACCACAACAATAGGAGATATGTCTGCCTCGAGTGTGGCAAAGGCTTCGTCTACCAGTTTGGCCTCACCAAACACACCAAAATGGTCCACACCAGATTCAAACCTTTCGTCTGCCAGATATGCAACAAAGCTTTCTTTACAAAGCAAGAAGTGGAGGCCCACATACGACGCCACACAGGggagacaccattccactgcacTCAGTGTGATAAGAAGTTCACAAAAAAGGTTGAGCTGATTGTGCACATGAGGTGGCACAGTGGCGAGAAGAGACACTGGTGTCCATATTGTGGAAAGGGATTTGTGgattataataatttaaaaagacacaagtatatacacacaggagagaaaccacAAGTGTGCCCTTACTGCCACAAAAGGTTCACACAGTCGAGCCATGTGAAGAAGCATATCAGAAATGTTCATAAAATGCCCACAAATGTCTAA